In the genome of Fusarium poae strain DAOMC 252244 chromosome 1, whole genome shotgun sequence, the window TTGTCTTTCCCACTTACACAGCTGTcaacaaaacaacaacatAATGGAGTCATTATTATCCCTCGCATTCGACAACCTCTCGTCCTACGACGGACCCAAAGTACGAAAAGGCCTTCGCCAGGTCGAAGGTCTTCTCGCTCAAATCTGTCTCTCAAACGCAAacgcaaaagcaaaagcaaatgCAAGCTCTCGAAACGACCGCTCCAATCGAAGAGGTGATTCAGACAATGATGGAAGCGACACCTCGTCAACACCACCTCAGAAGGACCTCTCTCAGCTATCCCGAGACCCGGCTTTCAGAGAATTCTTCAAGTTGCAGGAGGGTTTCGAATGGAACGTTGCTATGCGACTGATCAGCACTCTCGATAGGCTTATGGCCAAGGGCGGTGATGGCGGAAACGACCTGTTGATCTTGAGCTCCCTCGATCTCATTCAGGGACTTTTGCTGCTTCATCCTCCCAGCAAATCTCTATTCGCTCGAGAACAAAATATGAACGTATGTAGCGCATTGGCCTTCTCCGCCAccgccttttctttttaaaaaaaaagcacaGACTAATGACAAGACATAGCTTCTTCTCGACCTTCTTGAGCCTTACAACTGCCCCGCCATCCAATCCGCAACTCTACTCACCCTGGTAACCGCTCTTATTGACACTCCCATCAATACACGCACTTTTGAAAGCCTTGATGGCCTTCTTACAGTCACGTCACTCTTCAAGTCTCGGTCCACAGCTCGTGAggtcaagctcaagcttgtCGAGTTTCTCTACTTCTATCTTATGCCCGAGATACCATCTATCCCCCGAGCCGACCAGCGCGATAGCGTCCCCGCCATGTTCCAGCGCAGCCCTAGCAAGCTCGCCGGCGCTTTTAATGCTGATTCCCGACGCAAGCGCTCTGGATCGGATCCTGAAGGGGACATCTACCTTACCACCGAGGAGAAGCAAGAGCTGCTCAGCCAACATCTGAGCAGTGTAGAGGAACTTGTCAAGGACCTACGAACATGCGCACCATTTGGCGGCGTTGTCTGTTGAAGACAGATGGAATGAGAAAAATTGTCATGGACAATGATTGCCTTTTGtgtttccttttctttaCAATTCATTCAACGGCGGCGTTGATGGGACTCATAGGCGGCGCCCTTAACGTTTCCCCCCTTTATTTGGCATGGAGTTCTGAGCATCAACATCGATACACATAATTGttcatttcttttctttctattcGGATATGCAATGCACTCTCAAGAACTGGATGGCTCTCTTCGTATTTACGAACTGGTTGGGCGTTTCTAAGTAaccaaaaaaataaaaatgaaTAGACCGGAATGAATCTCTTTCCTTGCATTATTAATCCTGCCTTGGGCGTTTATCCCCCATTATACTTTGCGGTGGTGTCGGAACGATGGACAGCGGACGGTCAGGGGTTATCGCTGAATCGTTTCCGTATAACTCGAATCGGCCGTCTATTGTTTCGGAAAGAGGTGTCTGATACAGACTCGGACTTGACATGGGCGATAATAGATCGCTGCCTTCTCTTCTCGTTGAATCGATCTCGACCGGTGCCGCAATATCACCTGGACTTTGTGCATGCATGGGTACTGCAGCGTCTCTGCCAGGCGAAGTAACCCGTGAACTGGCCTGCTCCGTGTATGGGCCAGCTGCAGGATCTGGCCCAAAGTAGTCTTGGGTCGGACCTGACCGGGCATGACTCCCTGATATATCTGTCATACCATCGCGAGGAGGGTCACTGACGTGCCTGGGCGCAGAGGGCCCTGACGCACTTCGTTGGCGTCTTCGCTTTCGCAGACACATCCAAGTGAGGCCGCCGATGATGAGACTCGCTCCTACAACGACACCGACACCTATACCGGCCTTTGCGCCATCTGACAATTTGCCCCCATCGTCATTGTTGTCGATGATTGTGGTATCGCTTTCTGTCGGTACAGCTTGGGCACAGTATCCTTCACCATTGACTTGAGTGCATACTTGGTCGTTGTCGCAACATCCCTCCCCGATGGTGCAACTGTGCTGGGATGTTGTGCAGCCTGAAGGTATAGGTGAAAGCAGCCCTGTTCTCGAAGCAGGCCTCGTCGAGGCGCAAGCACCACCAACGCGGCATTCAGAGTTGTAACCACAGCAGTTCCCGCCAAGACTGCTGGGACAGAGGTAAAGACTCGTCGTAGGACATTTGCGATCACAGCAACCCCGTTGCTCTGTGGTAGTCCCGCTCGTAGTGGCAGTACGGGTGCAATAGTAAGCGGTTGAGTTGCACGGCGAGTCGGACGagcagtttgagcctatagGACAACATTTCGGATCACCTTGTCGGTTGACGTAGCAGTAAGAGTCATTGTCGCAACAGTCATCAGGGAAGCCGACCTCGAGGCCTATAACAtgtgagttgagttgagttgagagaTGATGGAGTTTGAGGTATAATACACCTACAGTTGTGTTTGTCTGAACCACAGTCCCCAGCACGCTTGGCTAGAGGAAAAGATCGATCGATAAAGAATCGTGGCATAAGATCGCCTGGCGCAGCCTGGAGTGCCTCATAGCGCCGTGTGTGAGCGATGGCGAGGGGAACAAAGGCGATATATATGGTGAAGAACCTCATGTTGTGCTGTATGAGAGGGGGAGTTATTAATCGAGTCTTCCAGGGTTCATCTTAGCATCTCGTCGTTTAGTTTTTCATATTATCTCTCACGATTGAAAAGAATGACGGACCAAATGTGTTGGAAAAGCGCAAAAtcgaacaaagaaaaaacagaatgagatgagatgaggaGCCAAGACTCAAAAGAGGTCTATGCATGTAAGACTGAGAACCAACGCAGCCGAGGCGTAAGACCCTGCGCCTGCAATTCATTGTCGGTTGCATTGTCCATCATCTTGGGTAGACGCTATTGGTTCTTGAATGATAGTCAGCATTTATTTCCCATTATTTAGGGATCAATTTTCCATTAAATGTCTGCTTAAGGTGATCGAACGTGGCAGAGACAACGCAGGTTCCATTTTGATGGGGCCTTTTGAGGACGCAACAACAAGTGCTTACATGTCATAACCTAACTCGGTATAAAGCCCGCAAAATAGTCAGCGTTGATCACGGACATACACAAaatataatagcctatatcCAATGTGGCTGTTAGTTAATAAGAAACACTTATTGCCTGAGTCCTATTTATTCATGGACAAGGGGGGATAGGAGATAACATATGTATTTTCTAGTAGAAAATGCTAGTCAAAACGACAAGATATCTCAAACTGTAACAATTGGCTGTGAATACTCAACATGACCTCTTCCTATCACACCAACAATTCTTATGCACAACTTGGTTAATTCTCCGATATCAACATCTAGATACAGATCGATTTAACCCAAGGTTATTTTCACTCAATCTGGCTTCCCCGCAGATAACAATATCTCTAGAATTTCGATGACCTGCATAAAATCCCCGGATTTCTGCCCTTCTTGATTGGATCTTGTCTTTACGATAAGAACATACAAGTTCAAAGCCCTGTATAAGTTGTTTATAGCCATTTACACGATGATCGTTAGGAGAATTAATCCCGGTTGCCTTGGCTTAACCAACCGTAATGGGCAAACTGGAGCGACTTGTGATCCTTCAACCACTGGATGCATCATGCTCGTGAACGACTGATTATCTTAAATGCTTGGGTTTGTACGTAATGAGAATATTCAAATCAACTTATCTTGTTATCATGTACTAGAGATCGTCGAGATATACCTGCATCTTGAGAGTATTGATTTGGACAGACTATCAACAAGTTAAGATGTAGTAGAACTCGTAGTCAGTTTCCAATGTGAGTATATAATGAGAGATTTTGCCATCATCCTCATGGAGAACATCAACACGAACTCTTACTCTTAGCATCTATTGTTATATTGCAAGATGCTTCAGTCTGTCATAACCTTGTCCCTCTTGGTGTCTGCCGTGATAGCTTCACCAACAAGGATCCCTAAACGCGATGGCCACAATGCCGACTTGACCTGGATCTCCAAAGATTCTAGTCTACCCAAAATCATGTCACATTCCCTCCACTGATATCATTACCCGGGCGCTGATTTATGGACAGGCTTTATAACACTGGCGATGGCACAATACTCTCTGGTTCGGCCAACGGTAGACTAGACACCAACAACTACGGCGGTCCCATCGGCCGTCTCACTCCAGAGACCCTCATTGAGAGCGTCGGCGAAGTTCTGGATATCGCTCAGATCGCTGTCGTCAATTTCACAGGAGGAAGAAATGGTGCCGGCAGTGCGAATGCTGATTCAGATCGCTTCTTGAATATCTCCATGGACGCTCACAAGCGTCTTTGTAATCCTGATTCCGACATTGTTGGGGCTGTCATGATCCACGGCACTAACACATTGGCTGATACAGTAAGAAACGTGTCTGGAAGTTCTCCTGGGAGTAAATTAACTTGTAGTTCTCTAGGTATTTGGCGTTGACCTTACTCTCAACTGCTCCAAACCTTTCGTCGCCACTGGATCGATGCGTCCCAACTCTGCACTATCGGCTGATGGCCCGTCCAACTTTTACGACGCTGTTAGAACTGCCATACACCCTGAAGCTCGAGACCGTGGAGCTCTCATTGCCATGAACGATCACCTTGTCTCGGCGTTTTACTCTACAAAGACTAACGGTAACACTGTATCAACTTTCCTCGCACCTGACCAGGGATACATCGCACAGTTCATGTCTGGACAACCGTACTTTTTTTACTCTCCTTCTTTACCCAAGGCCAGAAACTACTTTGACCCATTTAAGTTGAGCTCGCCTTTACCAAAGGTTGATGTTCTTTATGGTCATCGTGAGTGATGATATGTCTTTGGAAACAATAGCTAGACTAATATCGTAATAGAGGGCTTTGACGCCGACCTCCTCTACTCTGCTGCTAAGAACGGTGCAAAGTGAGTACATCACCACGATTTGCTTCTATTCTCCTTGACTGACATATTTCAGGGGTATTGTTATTATGGGTGTTGGTCCTGGCGCCCTCAGCACTGCGGCTTCAAAAGCAGCCGAGGATCTTTACACTCAAGGCGTTATCACAGTCGCTTCATTCCGTCCCTATTTCGGACTCTCAGTTCCTAGCCCCGAGACGGAAATGATGTAAGTCAAGCATCGATTCGCTAGACCGAGGTTGTAAATTGACATGTCAGCAGTATCAGCTCTGGAGTTCTGCGCGGAGAAAATGCTCGCATTCAGCTACAGCTTGCTCTCGGTGCAGGCTACGACTTTGAGGGCATCCAGAAGCTTTTTGAGGGCGAAGTTAGAAAGGCTGTGTATAACGATGCCACCACTTTCTTCAACGGAACAGTGCTGTGAATAACTTAAAACAGATTAATACCCTCTTAACTCAACGTACATCACGATATGATAAAGTTGTTGCAAACCATCCAAAACAAATTTCATTAATCATTCTAAACATCCCATATCCAAACACCATCAAATCATAAACCCCAAAATATCAAGTCGTGTGCATCTAAATCAGTGCTCTCTCTGCCAAACTAGCCGTCGATCTGACGGTCTTGAACCCGCTGGTAGGTGTCGTATCGTCTGTCCCATTACCACGTATGATAGCGGATGGTACCAAAGCAGGCACAAGGTTCTGAGTGGCTTCTGGAGTCGGCATGGTGCTTCGGTAACTCAAGCTGATTGTCGTTGTCATGGCCATTATCGTGGTGCTGGGGGACGCAGTCTCTGGCGTAATTTCGGTACCGAGAGAGGTTCCTTGAAGGGGCGTTTCTTCAAAATAATCAGCTTTCGTTCTTCTTATCCTATCCAGTGTGTTAATACCTGGTGTATTGTCGTCATCACTATCTTCTACAGCAAGCTTTCCATCTTTGTTGAAAGTTGCGCctgcatcttcatcctccttgAAAACATGACCAGGAGCCTTGAAAGACCGAGTGGGCTCGTTCGCGTCGACAAACTCCGTGCGAGTGGTAGTTATCTTGATAGTTGAAGATTTTGTGATCACGGAAGTAAACACCAAAGTTCTCAGAATTGGAGATGTCTTCTCTACTGAAAGCTGCATCACGGTCGAGGGCTCAAGGTTGGAAGCTACAGGGGGGCTAGCTATCAATGTAGGTGCAGCAAGCTGCTGCGAGTCCACAACATTGATAGTCGGCGTTGATGTAGCTTCAGTCTCCAGTGCTGGGGCCTGTCCTTTGACTTGGGTAGCCACGGGGGAGTCTCCCTTTATCGGTTCTTGACTCGCAAGTTCAGAAGCTGTAGCAGCTATCTGAGCCAGGCTTGTCTCCGCGGTAGCGACAAGAGACGGATTTGCTGAAGCGTCTTGCGCAGGGTCGCTCGTAAATGGCCTATTACCTGGTGTGCAGTTAGAGTTTCTAATTGTGCCGGGGAGACCACTTACTTCATTTTCAGCACACTCGTCGTCTGGCGGCGACGACTCCTGGGTTTCCTCAGGTGCTGGATCACCAGGCTGTTCCGTAGGTGTGACACCGTTTGAAAGTGTCTGAAGTATCCCATCAGGACTCTCAATGAATGCACCTCCGGGCAAAGCACTGGATTGTCCTGCATCGGTGTCGCTAGGAACAGGACTAGAATCTTCATCTTGGGGCTCCTCAGTTGGCTTGACGTCTTCTGCCGTGTTGACTTGTGTCCCGGATGGAGCCTGAGAGTCGCCTGAGGGTTGAGCAACGGCATTGTTGGGTAGGTTGTCGGACTGGAGAGCCTCACCGTTTTCAGAGGCATCTGCAGACTCTGTCAAGGCCACAGCTGCACCATCACCAGGCGGCACTTCAGGCTCGGCTTCGCTAGGGGGGTTAGTAGGTTTGTCGTTCGCTGCCTGAGTGGGATTTGCAGCTGCTGGGGCCAGTGCCGATTTTGCTTGTCTATCAAGCCCCTCTATCCGCGACTGTCCTGGTACGCTTGATTGTTCTGGTGAATTCGGAGGTTGTGGCTCGCGAACAGCATCAGCGTCATCTGTTGGTGCAGGTAACTCAGGTCGCAGAGAGGGCTCAGAGACTATAGGAACTTCAGATGGACCAGGTGCATCCTCGGGGTCAGAAACTTTAGCTTCGGCTGGCTGCCCAGGTAGCTGTTTGGGCTGACCATCGCTGGAAGATCCATCAGAAGAACCTGCAGACTGTCCGTTTGATGAGGCACCTGTCTCACGAGAAGGCTGTCTATCTGGTGCACCAGAAGGCATCATGCCATTGACTTGGTCATGAAGCTTGTTGATCTGTTCCAGCAGTTCCTCCAGAGCTTCCTCCGTAACTTCAACCATATCGCCCTGGTCTTCGACCAGTCGCTTCACCAAACTGAGAGTATGATGAAGTCGATGGCCATGATGAGATTGCCCAGGAAGCTCTTTGAACGGGACTACTTTGAGAGATCTGGTTTCAGGCTCAGTAAAAACGGCACCTGGTAGGTTGAATGTCGCTTTGAGGCGAGGCAAGAGGGCAGCATGAGCAAATGGAGCGGTCAGGAGGAGGCATGGTAAGAGGCAAAGAAGTATGTATAGGCGTATCATTTTGTCGATTTGGATTTGTTAAAAAGTTGATTAAACAATGTAATGTGTGTGTTCTGATTCTGATTGAGGCTCGATGGGTTACCATGATATACCTTTGCCATGGACTTCGGGTTGTAAAGGAGCAACGCATTCCAACCATTGTAATGGCAACATTCATATCACGATGTCTCAGTCTCGAGCGGGCATACAATGAGCTGACCAACACTTGTTGTTTCACGTCGGACAAAGGACGCGTTCTTCATTCCTAGCGATAATTGAATAATGAGGGAAATTCACTTGAGTTTTCTTGTTAGGACCCTTTATGACTCAGATAAATGGTTTTACGACGTGATGATATGCCGAAGCTGGTATTTCTATGTGGTTGCTTGGGGCAGCTCATTCGTCATGCTGATCTTTTCTCGGGGTTGAAATAGAATGCCCAGCTGTCGAATGGCGTATGATGATGACGGTATTGAGAACCGGTAATCACCGTATTGGATAGCATCACCTAAGATTTGGCGGAGTCATGACGAAAGTTAGGGTCCGCTTGATGAATGAGATGGTTCTTGGTGGTTGTTTGGCAATGGCAGGTGTTTAGGTGTTCTAGCTTTGATGCCAGGCTTGAGAGTTAGGTCTGAATCAATGGATGCCAAGTTATTCTGCGAACAGTGGATTGTCTTGAACTGTAGAGTTCCGCCACCCTGATTATTGCAGGGGCTTGGCTCGCTGAGTGACATTGCCCGAGTGTCCCCATCTTGCTTTTTGGACACACCGTCATCGTCAGCTTGACTAAGGAAGGGGAGGGAGAGCTAAAAATGAGAACAAAGTAACGGGATGATGTAGACAAAAGGGAAGTAATAATGtttgtttctttgtcttgattTGATTTTCCTTTGTTGAGTAGGTTTGTTATGTGTGACAATTTTCATGCGTGTCATGGTGGCCATTTTGAAGCATCACGAAATGAAGCTGAAAATAGAATTGTACATATTTTGTATTTAAATAACAGTTTGAAGTGTCGGGCAGTGTAAAATGTACTTTTTGAGGGGTTAAACTGTGTTTGCAACATGAATCATACATCGTAGGGACATTTCGGGGGCTGAAGGGTGATCGAGGGCCCGTGGGAGCTGAATTGAAAAGGCTTTTGCTGGCTGAATCGCTCACTCGGCTGGGAGGAGTGGAATAACAATGGATAGAATTCATTCGAGGTAATGCTTTTTGGAGAGATTAAGAACATGCAAGGGTTATTATTGGCTGGAAGTAAGCGTACCCTTACGCTGCGGAAGAGAGTGGCACTAAGCCTGTTACAGTAAGAACTCAACTCAGACCTGGACCCAGACCCGGACCTGGACCTGACTGAACCTGGACCTGAAATCCCCAAGTTTGTGAGAGAAAGTGTGAGAGCGAGAGTGCGAGAGTGCAAAGAAACGCGGGAAACCaaacccaacccaaccaaTTTTTAACACTCCTTGTGCGCCGCCTTCGGCCCCAAGCACCAGAATCAAAAATGCCAACAGAACCAAGACTTAAAATGTTACTATTCAAGACAAGGCTTTTGTCCTTGAATCTTTTACTTTCTCCTTCATATTTAACCACCAACTCATCtccatcgccatcatcaccaccctgAAAACCAACTCTCACTCTGGCTGACATCCATCCTCCTTCTGAATAAAAACTACTACCACTACTAATCGCTCCACGCAAGCCCCAAAAGCCCACCACCCCTGACCACCACGGGATCACCACCGCACCGGGTCTTTGGTTTGGTTATTTGCCGCCTCTCCCGTAATAAGCCTATTCCTCAAAACCTGCTCCTTTCCCATTCTTCTTTCATCATCACCTGTCGCTGCTACTACCATCGCAACACACTACAACATCTCGACTTGTCATCAACAAACCCATTCGtagatcatcatcatcatcaacaacagcaactctTTCTCTCCCTCAACTCGATCATCAACCTATAATGGCTCCTCCAGCCAAATCCGCCGACGCGCGACGCAAGTCAAGCACCAAAGCTACTTTAATCATCACTCGCAAAGTCTCCCCCGACAGGCTGCGTGCCCTGATCGCGCCCGACTCCATCAAAGAGGAATCTCCTGCCAAAGACATCACATCCAAGGCCGGCTCACCTGCCGCGTCCGTTTCTGGCTCTCAACCAGCTGCCAGCGTCACAAATGGCGACAATGCTTCAGATTCAAACGCTGCTACTCCTGTCCCTGATTCAACTACTGCCGACGGAACACCCGCCCCTTCAGCCATGGGACCGCCTACCGAAGGtccaaagaagaagggtgTCAAGCGATCAGCCGCTACTGCCAACGGAACAAATGATGGTATCCCCAAGCCTCGAGGAAAACCTGGCCCCAAGAAGAAGCCTCGCCTGTAAGTTTTGACAACATCGTCCCGATTTTATGCTTTGtactaattatattctaGGGAAGACGGTACGATCGATCATTCTGGCACCAAACCCACTGGAGGCCACAAGCTAGGACCCAAGGCAAACCAAGGAGCCATCAATGCTGGCCTTCGCGCTCTCGACCGTTCTGGCAAGCCTTGCCGGCGATGGGCCAAGGGAGGCTTCCAACTCAAGAGCTTTACAGGCGTCACATGGGAGATTCCTCGCTGGGTCGCTCCCCAGAAGAAGGCTCCAGAATCTGGCGCTGAAGATTCGGCCGCTGCCTCGGCCGCGTCCGCCGAGGGTAGCACCAAGGAAAATAAGGAGAACGGCCAAGAGGCCAACAGtgccagcaacaacagcaacagtgGCAACGACGTCGAGATGCAGAGTGCTCCCAGCAACCACGCTTCATCGCCCGTACCTCTGGCTATCACAGCCGCATCCTAGTAATCAGTGGCTGCATAGCTCTACTTTCCCTATGTATTTTACTCTGTTATCAGAGTTTGTTTTCACTATCCTACGATATTTGCCGGCGTTTTGGGTTTACACACAACTGACACTAGTTGGTCTGTCAGTCACTCGGGCAACATGTTTTGAGATTGAGCGAGGTCATGGATTCAGACTCGACCACGGTTTTTTCTTATATCAAGAATGCGACGCTGGTGTCGCTGGCGTTACGGAACAGCGAGGAGGAAGCGCTGTGGAAAAGGAATTGGTATTGAACTTTTGGCGATGCTCAAGGCAATGTACAATTACAACCAAGACGAGAAAAATGTTAGACGGATTGGGAGGACCGTCCAGACCAAATTCTGCATTATTTAATCTCAAATGAAGC includes:
- a CDS encoding hypothetical protein (BUSCO:45469at5125); this encodes MESLLSLAFDNLSSYDGPKVRKGLRQVEGLLAQICLSNANAKAKANASSRNDRSNRRGDSDNDGSDTSSTPPQKDLSQLSRDPAFREFFKLQEGFEWNVAMRLISTLDRLMAKGGDGGNDLLILSSLDLIQGLLLLHPPSKSLFAREQNMNLLLDLLEPYNCPAIQSATLLTLVTALIDTPINTRTFESLDGLLTVTSLFKSRSTAREVKLKLVEFLYFYLMPEIPSIPRADQRDSVPAMFQRSPSKLAGAFNADSRRKRSGSDPEGDIYLTTEEKQELLSQHLSSVEELVKDLRTCAPFGGVVC
- a CDS encoding hypothetical protein (SECRETED:SignalP(1-16)~TransMembrane:1 (n3-11c16/17o229-251i)), which gives rise to MRFFTIYIAFVPLAIAHTRRYEALQAAPGDLMPRFFIDRSFPLAKRAGDCGSDKHNCLEVGFPDDCCDNDSYCYVNRQGDPKCCPIGSNCSSDSPCNSTAYYCTRTATTSGTTTEQRGCCDRKCPTTSLYLCPSSLGGNCCGYNSECRVGGACASTRPASRTGLLSPIPSGCTTSQHSCTIGEGCCDNDQVCTQVNGEGYCAQAVPTESDTTIIDNNDDGGKLSDGAKAGIGVGVVVGASLIIGGLTWMCLRKRRRQRSASGPSAPRHVSDPPRDGMTDISGSHARSGPTQDYFGPDPAAGPYTEQASSRVTSPGRDAAVPMHAQSPGDIAAPVEIDSTRREGSDLLSPMSSPSLYQTPLSETIDGRFELYGNDSAITPDRPLSIVPTPPQSIMGDKRPRQD
- a CDS encoding hypothetical protein (SECRETED:SignalP(1-17)), producing MLQSVITLSLLVSAVIASPTRIPKRDGHNADLTWISKDSSLPKIMLYNTGDGTILSGSANGRLDTNNYGGPIGRLTPETLIESVGEVLDIAQIAVVNFTGGRNGAGSANADSDRFLNISMDAHKRLCNPDSDIVGAVMIHGTNTLADTVFGVDLTLNCSKPFVATGSMRPNSALSADGPSNFYDAVRTAIHPEARDRGALIAMNDHLVSAFYSTKTNGNTVSTFLAPDQGYIAQFMSGQPYFFYSPSLPKARNYFDPFKLSSPLPKVDVLYGHQGFDADLLYSAAKNGAKGIVIMGVGPGALSTAASKAAEDLYTQGVITVASFRPYFGLSVPSPETEMIISSGVLRGENARIQLQLALGAGYDFEGIQKLFEGEVRKAVYNDATTFFNGTVL
- a CDS encoding hypothetical protein (SECRETED:SignalP(1-23)), with translation MIRLYILLCLLPCLLLTAPFAHAALLPRLKATFNLPGAVFTEPETRSLKVVPFKELPGQSHHGHRLHHTLSLVKRLVEDQGDMVEVTEEALEELLEQINKLHDQVNGMMPSGAPDRQPSRETGASSNGQSAGSSDGSSSDGQPKQLPGQPAEAKVSDPEDAPGPSEVPIVSEPSLRPELPAPTDDADAVREPQPPNSPEQSSVPGQSRIEGLDRQAKSALAPAAANPTQAANDKPTNPPSEAEPEVPPGDGAAVALTESADASENGEALQSDNLPNNAVAQPSGDSQAPSGTQVNTAEDVKPTEEPQDEDSSPVPSDTDAGQSSALPGGAFIESPDGILQTLSNGVTPTEQPGDPAPEETQESSPPDDECAENEVSGLPGTIRNSNCTPGNRPFTSDPAQDASANPSLVATAETSLAQIAATASELASQEPIKGDSPVATQVKGQAPALETEATSTPTINVVDSQQLAAPTLIASPPVASNLEPSTVMQLSVEKTSPILRTLVFTSVITKSSTIKITTTRTEFVDANEPTRSFKAPGHVFKEDEDAGATFNKDGKLAVEDSDDDNTPGINTLDRIRRTKADYFEETPLQGTSLGTEITPETASPSTTIMAMTTTISLSYRSTMPTPEATQNLVPALVPSAIIRGNGTDDTTPTSGFKTVRSTASLAERALI
- a CDS encoding hypothetical protein (BUSCO:53562at5125), coding for MAPPAKSADARRKSSTKATLIITRKVSPDRLRALIAPDSIKEESPAKDITSKAGSPAASVSGSQPAASVTNGDNASDSNAATPVPDSTTADGTPAPSAMGPPTEGPKKKGVKRSAATANGTNDGIPKPRGKPGPKKKPRLEDGTIDHSGTKPTGGHKLGPKANQGAINAGLRALDRSGKPCRRWAKGGFQLKSFTGVTWEIPRWVAPQKKAPESGAEDSAAASAASAEGSTKENKENGQEANSASNNSNSGNDVEMQSAPSNHASSPVPLAITAAS